From the genome of Mucilaginibacter paludis DSM 18603:
ACTTTAACAGTCCTTTTAAAATTAGGCTCGATACGCAACGATGCGCCCTTTAACGAATTGGAATCAACAACAATAGCAGGTTTTACTCTCTTACTTACAAAATCGGTATCCGAAACTTTCACACCATTTAAAACACCGTCCCTATTCATATCAATATAATTACCACTATGATAAACATGATCGGTAGTGGTAAACATCCCTAAAAAAGCATGCCCGGAGTTTGGCCCCGCTATAAAGTAGTTACCAATAATATCCTGGAAATGATCGGCACCGGAGTGGCCGCCAACCAACCCGTTAACACCCCAATTGTAAATTACGTTGTTAACGTATTCAATACCCGCCTTGGCTTTAGGGTTACGGCTGTGGTTATCTATCCAAAGGCAATGATGTACGGTTACATTACGCGGATCCTCAAATAAAGCTCCAAAGCGCTGCGGATCTATCGGCTCGCCTATAAGGCAGTATTGTAAGGTAATGTTTGAGGTCCCCTTAATATGCAAATTATCCCAGCGGCCCCACTCAATGGTTACGTGGTCAAAAATAACATTGGTTGCATTATCCGCGGTAACGGTGCAGGCTCCCCTTGGCATAGTTATACTTCCGCGGAAGCGCATATAACGGGTGATATCATCAGTAGAAAAGCCAACTCCATTACCATAAACTACAATACCATCGCCAGGGGCAGTTTGCCCTGCGATGGTAACATGCGGAGATACCAGTATTTTATCTTTAATTTTTATTACACCACCTACATCGAAAACTACGGTTCGATTAGGCTGGCTTACAGCATCGCGAAAAGAGCCTGCTCCCGTATCGCCCAAATGGGTTACGCGGTAAACTGTTCCGCCGCGCCCGCCCGTGGCAAAACGGCCAAAGCCTTCTGCACCAGGGAAGGCCAGTTGTTGCGCAAAAGTTAAAATAGTTAAACAACTAAGACATGATGTGAGATAGATACTTTTAAGCATTAATTTTAGTTTTTATGTTTTAAATAGATGATTTTGAAATAGGATTTAGGTTGATTCTTTTAATGTAGTTGGTTTGATATCGCCGTTACCGATTCCTGTAACTTCTTGAGCTGTTATCTTAACAAATCTCCATTCCAAGCAAATTATTGCCATTTAAACGGCAGGAACCAATTGGCCTTGTTTGATAAACGTGCTCTTACTGTACTTGCGTCTGCGCTACCAACTGCATCAAACTTAGCCCCTATTTTATTAGCAAGGTAGCTGGGGTCGGTTGCATACCTTCTTAAAGCTACGCGAAGCAGATCGGGCCACCTGTAACCTTCATATGCCAGTTCGAGGCCATCTTCGTCAATAATTTTATTTTCAGTATCGGTAACCAGGTTGGTTGGGTCGAAGGTTACATTTTTGTTAACAGCGCGCCCTCTGATGCCTATGCTGCGGTACCAGTTTCCATTGATGCCTCCGCTGGGTTTAACCGCGTTAAAATTAAAAGGATACGCTTCCGGCACTCCGTTATAGGAACTTACGCTGCCAGGGAAACCGGTATAAAAGCCATCGTTTATCACTACTCCCGCAAGCTGGCTACGGCCTAACTGATTTACGGCCTCGGCATAATGTAAGTGCAGGGCTCCGGCTCTGTAAAGTAACCAGATGCCGGTTTTTGTACTTAAGGGCAGCAGGGGATCATAATTATACAGATATTTTGCAATTTCTGGCTTTCCTTTGGTTACCCTGTACGATCCATTTAAGCCCCTTCGGTCGCCTAAGCCGCCGTCAGACCGTGTTTGGTTATCCCAGTTGTTGATGGCCAGTGCCGAAGGTTTGAGCAAATAGCTTGAAGTTGAAGAAAACAGAGCCAGAAAAGGGTTTGCATTATAATTCTGGTCAAGCGGCAGTATCCACATGCGCTCACGGTTAGTTTCGGTTTCCGACAAAGGATTTGAGAAAATAGCAGGCCAAGGGTTTGTTGTGCCCGTTGTCATTAAAGTATTACGCCCACTATTATCATTAGTAACCCGGTAGGTATCATACAACTGAATATCAAAGTCATTACCGGCAACTAACGAGGTGGCCGTTTCCACTACATCCTTATAATAAGATGCCGCTTGCAGATAATTGCCTTTCCATAGGTTCAGGTCGCCAAGGAAGCTTTTCTTATGAATAAAAAATTTAAATACACCATCCTTCAAAATATAGTTACTGTTAGCAACAAGTAAGGTAGGGCTTGTTACCGAGGTGTTTTGAGCGAGATATGGTGTGGGGATAGTACCGGTGAAGGCTATCAGTTTATCTAACAATTGGTCGAATGTTATTTTAGGAAATTTACTCTCATTATTCAGGTCATTCACATCTGCAATCGGATCGGTAACATACGGAACGGTGCCATATTGTATCCCCACCTGCAGGTATAACCATGAACGCAAAATACCAATGTCGCTGTAACGCTGATAGTACTGATTATCATCAAGCAATTTGCTTTGATGCATGATGCCAAAATTTTTCAATGCATCGTTACAGCTATTGATCACCTTATAAAATGGCCTCGGATCCGCATATGGGTTATCCGCGGTGACAGTATGGTTACCTAATTGCTTCAGATAATTACTGGCGTTGGGAGTAATATCGGCCAGATCGCCCTGTAACTCGTTCAGGATGATATACCGGTCGGCCAGGCCGATAAACTGCCCGTATATACCCAGCACAGCCGCGTCGGCATCGTATATATTCTGATAAACCTGGCTTCCGTTCAACGAATCCTGGGGCTGTAAATCATACATTTTTTTGCACGACGGGAGTGTGCCAACGCATAAGGTTAACAGTAAAATCTTTTTTAATAAACCAGATAAATCCTTGTTCATATATGTCTTATTTCTTATACTATCTATTAATAAACCGATCACTATAAACCTATACGTATACCTAACAGCATCGACTTAACCATAGGCTCCAAGCCAACATCAACACCGCGTGAAAACAAACTACCTGACGAACTGAATTCGGGATCGTAACCTAAATAATTAGTCACGGTAAACAGGTTGTTGGCTATAGCATAAACCGTGGCCGAGCGTAAAAAGCTACCTTTTAAAGGCACGCTATAGCTCAGGGTAATGGTGCGCAAACGCAGGTATGAGCCATTTTCTATCCACCGATCAGAGAATCTTGAATTACCC
Proteins encoded in this window:
- a CDS encoding pectate lyase family protein, with the protein product MLKSIYLTSCLSCLTILTFAQQLAFPGAEGFGRFATGGRGGTVYRVTHLGDTGAGSFRDAVSQPNRTVVFDVGGVIKIKDKILVSPHVTIAGQTAPGDGIVVYGNGVGFSTDDITRYMRFRGSITMPRGACTVTADNATNVIFDHVTIEWGRWDNLHIKGTSNITLQYCLIGEPIDPQRFGALFEDPRNVTVHHCLWIDNHSRNPKAKAGIEYVNNVIYNWGVNGLVGGHSGADHFQDIIGNYFIAGPNSGHAFLGMFTTTDHVYHSGNYIDMNRDGVLNGVKVSDTDFVSKRVKPAIVVDSNSLKGASLRIEPNFKRTVKVDDAAVAYQLVLKEAGASLHRDAVDTRIIGYLRSLGTAGQIFKTEADAGGQGEMKNGTPPTDTDADGIPDAWEKSNKLNPNKAGDAQLIGKDGYSNLERYLNGPAIKQAKK
- a CDS encoding RagB/SusD family nutrient uptake outer membrane protein, encoding MNKDLSGLLKKILLLTLCVGTLPSCKKMYDLQPQDSLNGSQVYQNIYDADAAVLGIYGQFIGLADRYIILNELQGDLADITPNASNYLKQLGNHTVTADNPYADPRPFYKVINSCNDALKNFGIMHQSKLLDDNQYYQRYSDIGILRSWLYLQVGIQYGTVPYVTDPIADVNDLNNESKFPKITFDQLLDKLIAFTGTIPTPYLAQNTSVTSPTLLVANSNYILKDGVFKFFIHKKSFLGDLNLWKGNYLQAASYYKDVVETATSLVAGNDFDIQLYDTYRVTNDNSGRNTLMTTGTTNPWPAIFSNPLSETETNRERMWILPLDQNYNANPFLALFSSTSSYLLKPSALAINNWDNQTRSDGGLGDRRGLNGSYRVTKGKPEIAKYLYNYDPLLPLSTKTGIWLLYRAGALHLHYAEAVNQLGRSQLAGVVINDGFYTGFPGSVSSYNGVPEAYPFNFNAVKPSGGINGNWYRSIGIRGRAVNKNVTFDPTNLVTDTENKIIDEDGLELAYEGYRWPDLLRVALRRYATDPSYLANKIGAKFDAVGSADASTVRARLSNKANWFLPFKWQ